The genomic window TGTTGTGCAGACAGAGAGAGGCTGGCACTTGGCTGAGGTGGCTCCTGGCcttggagctgggcagtgcaaTGGGGGCCAGGAGGTGCCTTGGCTGCAGGGGGTTTGggtgcagtgctgcttcctgaTGTGTCCTCACCTTCTgcttgtccctgccctctgtgccaggtgcACCTGTGACCCCGAGCCATGTCCTGCTGCAAGCCCTGTGAcccttgctgccagccctgcggcccctgcccactggccagcagctgcaatgagtgctgtgtcaggcagtgccagagctcccaCGTCGTCATTGAGCcgcctgctgtgctggtgaccctgcccggccccatcctcagctcctccccacaGAACACTGCCgtgggatcctccacctctgctgctgttggcaacatCCTCAGCTGTGGAGGAGTGCCCATCACCTCCGGGAGCTTTGACATCTCCTGCATCACCAACTGCTATGGTGGCAGCAGATGCCGGCCCTGCTAAATCTGCTGGCAACATCCTCAGGCAACAATCTCCAAGACCTCACAACAAGGCTGTGTCCAGGAGATAGAGCTTTGGGATATTGTATTTACAGCTTGGGACCATCGCTTCCTTCTTCTACCTGCCTCTCcctttctgtccctctctcGCCAGGACAGTCTAGTGTGGGCTTGTGGCCCTCCTGTCCTCTGCAGGGCATTCTAAAGAACACCAGATGGGAGCTCCAACTTagtggctgctcctggtgctctctGTCAGCCATCTCTTTTACTTCTTTAAACTCAATAAAATTGTGCTGCATTCAAGCCTCTGCCTCTGAGTCATCTGTTGCTCTGTGGCAACTCCTCCAGGAGTCTGCTCAggaaaaagatgcagaaaacaatgggtgGGGTTCACTGCAGAGGATTTGACTTTCTGTCCTTTTTCCTGGAGCTGATGAAGAACATCCCTGGCTATTTGGCAGACAAAGGAGTGAGGATGGGAAACAACAACACCTGGGGAAAGCCCACAGCCTCATCTCTTCCTACCCTGCCTTCATTTCCTGGCCTAGGCTCTGCGGCCATCACACCTGGCAACAAGCAGATGAGATCCAAAGCTCACACAGTCCCTCAGCACTTGGCagggcccagctgctgcccagacacacagggctgagggcagtCCCAAGGTAGGAGTGGTAACACACTGCATCTGTGCActggagtctccatccctgtcaAGCCAACACCTCCAAAAGGAGCAAATATTCTGTTCCAGGTGTCCACATCTTCCCTGTGCAAATGACCTGGGGTTTCATTGCTAATGCAAATATTTAGGAAtcttttctgctctgcttgAATTTTTATGCTCAGCCCTTGGCATCCAGTCGCAGGCAATGCTCCAGATATAATTCCCTGGGTATCCATGTTCACCTCGGTGCAGAAAATGAACACCtgaaggcagtgctgggctccaaATACCAGCTCAGGTTCACAGCATTCTGTGATCCATGTGACCTTCCACACATGCTCCTCCTGCCTAAATCTCTGGGCAGAGACACCAGCTTTGTCCATCTCACAGGGTGCTGGCACACCTTGCTCTGTCCCAAAACCAAGGCTTCACCTGCTCCTGGTGGGACCTGGTGCCCAAGCACAGCTCTCAGTGTCCAGAACCAAACCATCTGCAGTTCCACTTCACTTTCTGTGTGTGCCCCACATGGGGAACACCTCCACATGGCTCCTTCTGGGACCCACCATATGAGAAAGAGTATAAGCTACCAGAGAGTGGCCAAAGGAGACCACGAGGATAGGGAATGGTCCTGGGGGGACCcatgtgaggagtggctgaggtcactaGGCTCATTCAGCCAGGAGAAGGTGAGACTGAGGTCAGACCTCACTGTGATCTTTGACATCCTCCTgatgggcaggacaggggcaaGAACCAAACTCTTCAGTCTCATGACCAGTGATAAGCCTTGAGGAAATGGCTGGAGCTGAATTGAGGGAGGTTTCGGTTGGATATCAGccaaaggttcttcacccagcgAGTATTTGGtggttgagcactggaacaggctccccagggaagtgggcTCAGTAGTcaacctgacagagctcaagaagtgtttggacaacactctcaggtaCTTGGGGGGAGACTTGGGAAGCccagtgcagggccaggagttggacttgatgctCCTGAAGAGTCGCTTCCAACTCAGCATCTCCTCtgattctaggattctgtgatGGTGCTGAGAAAGTCTCAGTCCTCTTGGTatgttgcagccatgaggcctaacaggcctctctggcggtcagtcgcctgaaggcaaagaaatgcctgGTCATGGTGACTAGGACAAATAACCACTCTCCCGCTCTCGGACCCTcccttatctccctgtaagacaatcTGTCATTTCTACCCCGACTCAGaccattggaccatttctcaaaacctcggcaccctataaaaacccctcttttccccaactcagcagaagagctgtccctgaaacccttcacttaggatgccaataaagattcatcttTGGAACCCATTAAAGCgattctcctttctctccttgcGTCTGCCAAGGCgcttagcaagcttatgagctgaaagtcactgctaagagctgacCACTGCAAAGAGTTGAATATCACTGATAACAAAGCTTGCTAAGTACGGCCTGTACTTGGGAGCTTTGCCTGTGTCTACTCGGGCAGGAGGTACTTAAGTATACTTCCTATCCAGGAAcacctgaggcagctgagaTCACACTGCCAAGAGAAGCTaccaagagaaaacaaaactggtaGAGCCCATTTCATGACTAAAATACTGTGATGAGGCCCTGCACAAGCCTGCAGTTCTCCAGGGAGAAAAGACTGCATGCCTTCAATCTTTCTCTTAGGAGTTAGGTTTTGGGGCATTTTTTCTCTGGGGAACTCAGTTCCTATTTGGTGCCAGGGAGATAATGAATGGACAGTGATCAAGAGACTAAAGACGTGACCAAGTGCCTTGGCAGACCATCAGAACTGTTCTGGGGGTCCGAGGGGGGAAAGGGTTGGGGGGGATGGGAGAAGAAATGTAGCAGTGTGCAGGAGGCAGAAGCTGATTGCAGTGCAAGCTCTCTGCCAGCTCAAAGCCATGACCATTGTGCTGGAGATTCCATACCAAGTGCCATTCCTGAGGTCAAAGGGAACATGTTTCTCTCTCAGATCATGAACACTCCAGAaaaaagctctgctgctctgacctGGGCATGACCACAGGAGGGTCCCCCAAGCACAGAATGACACACGTATGTTCCAACACACCTGCGTGGAATACTGTCAAGATCTCTATAATCACACAGAGTCAGCAAAGAGACAAGGACAGAAAAGATGTGCATTTCTGGAAACACATCTGAGGAGATACAGGGGACACGTGTGGCAGAAAATGACTCAGGTATCCTGGAAGAGGATCAGGCCCCAGACCTGGTTTTCCCTCCTGGTTTTCCCAGAGAACCCCCAGAGATTGCACAGAAAGACAATGAGACAAATGAGGCCAACGCAATTTTTCTCTGAGCACTGTTAGAGTAGCAACAGGGTCCAACCCTCCCAGCAGATGCAGACCTGTGTGCAACAGGGAGTGACCATCACGGAGAGATggcaaaagcaagagaaaatgaTGTGTCATGACCCCTTCCCATGGCAGCCCTTGGGCGTGTGGGCAAGAAGTACAAGACTGATGCCCATTTCTGGACAACTTGGACAAAAAGAAACCCACAGGAATGACACAGGTCAACACATTTGTCCACAGAAGATGCTGCCACACAATGTTCTGAGCATTCTAAATACACTCAGCATTGGTTTTACTCAGGAACTGCACTAATGTCTAATCTCAGCGTTTACAGAAATGACCGTTCATGTAGGAAAGCATGCAGAATTAGGCAGgaaatgaaaaggcagaagttcaggaaaccaggacacagcccctgccatTAGCTGGGATGGTGCATTTTGTGGCATGAGCTGGTCACAAAATTATGACTTCCACAAAGTTGCCTCAGGGCCTGAGGCAGGGCCGGAGTGCTATAAAAGGCAGCCCAAGTCTCTGCTCCCTCATCCACttctctcacctcctcctcccaggAATCAGGTGAGTGGGAAGCCTcttctccttctgctgctgcttcaaacCCAGCTCTTTTCTGACTGCAGGTCTCAGCTGAGAGGGGCTGTCATAGCACAGGTCtgggagctgcttctgctgggagagggcaggggagagaaggTCTTGTGCAGTCAGAGAGAGGCTGGCACTTGGCTGAGGTGGCTCCTGGCcttggagctgggcagtgcagtgTGGGCCAGGAGGTGCCTTGGCTGCAGGGGGTGTGggtgcagtgctgcttcctgaTGTGTCCTCACTTTCTgcttgtccctgccctctgtgccaggtgcACCTGTGACCCCGAGCCATGTCCTGCTGCAAGCCCTGTGAcccttgctgccagccctgcggcccctgcccactggccagcagctgcaatgagtgctgtgtcaggcagtgccagagctcccaCGTCGTCATTGAGCcgcctgctgtgctggtgaccctgcccggccccatcctcagctcctccccacaGAACACTGCCgtgggatcctccacctctgctgctgttggcaacatCCTCAGCTGTGGAGGAGTGCCCATCACCTCTGGCAGCTTTGACATCTCCTGCATCACCAACTGCTATGGTGGCAGCAGATGCCGGCCCTGCTAAATCTGCTGGCAACATCCTCAGGCAACAATCTCCAAGACCTCACAACAAGGCTGTGTCCAGGAGATAGAGCTTTGGGATATTGTATTTACAGCTTGGGACCATCGCTTCCTTCTTCTACCTGCCTCTCcctttctgtccctctctcGCCAGGACAGTCTAGTGTGGGCTTGTGgcccttccttcctctgcagggcATTCCAAAGAACACCAGATGGGAGCCCCATCCTAgttgctgctcctggtgctctctGACAGCCATCTCCATTTCTTCTTTAAACTCAATAAAACTGTGCTGCATTCAAGCCTCGGCTTCTGAGTCATCTGTTGTTCTGTGGCAACTCCTCCAGGAGTCTGCTCAGGAAAAAgttgcagaaaacaatgggtgtGGCCTCTGCAGAGGATTTGACTTTGTGCCCTTCTCCCTTGGAGCTGATGAAGAGCATCCCTGGCTACTTGGCAGACAAAGGATTGGGGATGGGAAACAACAACACCTGCAGACAGCCCACAGCCTCATCTCTTACTACCCTGCCTTCATTTCCTGGCCTAGGCTCTGTGGCCAGCACACCTGGCAACAAGCAGATGAGATCCAAAGCTCACACAGTCCCTCAGCACTTGGCagggcccagctgctgcccagacacacagggctgagggcagtCCCAAGGTAGGAGTGGTAACACACTGCATCTGTGCActggagtctccatccctgtcaAGCCAACACCTCCAAAAGGAGCAAATATTCTGTTCCAGGTGTCCATCTTCCCTGTGCAAATGACCTGGGGTTTCACTGCTAATGCAACTATTTAGGAATCTTTTCCGCTCTGCTTGAATTTTTATGCTCAGCCCTTTGCATCCAGTCGCAGGCAATGCTCCGGATATCATTCCCTGGGTATCCATGTTCACCTGGGTGCAGAAAATGAACACCtgaaggcagtgctgggctccaaATACCAGCTCAGGTTCACAGCATTCTGTGATCCATGTGACCTTCCACACATGCTCCTCCTGCCTAGATCTCTGGGCAGAGACAGCAGCTTTGTCCATCTCACAGGCTGCTGGCACACCTTGCTCTGTCCCAAAACCAAGGCTTCACCTGCTCCTAGTGGGACCTGGTGACCAAGCACGGCTCTCAGTGTCCAGAACCAAACCATCTGCAGTTCCACTTCACTTTCTGTGTGTGACCCTCATGGGGATCACCTCCACATGGCTCCTTCTGGGACCCACCATATGAGAAAGAGTATAAGCTACCAGAGAGTGGCCAAAGGAGACCACGAGGATGGGGAATGGTCCTGGGGGACCAATacgaggagtggctgaggtcactaGGCTCATTCAGCCAGGAGAAGGTGAGACTGAGGTCAGACCTCACTGTGATCTTTGACATCCTCCTGAcgggcaggacaggggcaaGAACCAAACTCTTCAGTCTCATGACCAGTGATAAGCCTTGAGGAAATGGCTGGAGCTGAGTTGAGGGAGGTTTCGGTTGGATATCAGccaaaggttcttcacccagcaGGTATTTGGtggttgagcactggaacaggctccccagggaagtgggcTCAGCACTcaacctgacagagctcaagaagtgtttggacaacactctcaggtaCTTGGGGGGAGTCTTGGGCTGTCCAgtacagggccaggagttggacttgatgctCCTGAAGAGTCACTGCCAACTCAGTATATTCTCtgattctaggattctgtgatGGTGCTGAGAAAGTCTCAGTCCTCTTGGTatgttgcagccatgaggcctaacaggcctctctggcggtcagtcGCCTGAAGGCAAAGAAAGGCCTGGTCATGGTGCCTAGGACAAATAACCACTCTCCCGCTCTTGGACTCTcccttatctccctgtaagacaatcTGTCATTTCTACCCCGACTCAGaccattggaccatttctcaaaacctcaGTACCGTACATAAACCCCACTTTTGCCCAGCTCAGcaaagagctgtccctgaaacccttcactTAGCatgccaataaagattcatctgtggaacctCATCCagctcttctcctctctctccctgtgttaGCCATGGCGCatagcaagcttatgagctgaaaatcactgctaagagctgaccactgcaaagagctgaatatcactgataactaagcttgctaagtcctgcctgtgcctggaaACTTTGCCTGAGCCTACTTGGGCAGGAGGTACTTAAGTGTACTCCCTATCCAGGAAcacctgaggcagctgagaTCACACTGCCAAGAGAAGCTaccaagagaaaacaaaattggTAGAACCAATTTCATGACTGAAATACTGTGATGAGGTTCTGCACAAGCCTGCAGTTTTCCAGGGAGAAAAGACTGCATGCCTTCAATCTTTCTCTTGGGCGTTCggttttggaggattttttctCTAGGGAAATTTTGTTCCCCTTTGGTGCCTGGGAGATAATGGATGGACAGTGTTCAAAAGACTAAAGACGTGACCAAGTGCCTTGGCAGACCATTAGAACTGTTCTGGGGGTCCGAGGGGGGAAAGGGTTGGGGGGGATGTGAGAAGAAATGTAGCAGTGTGCAGGAGGCAAAAGCTGATTTCAGTGCGAGCTCTCTGCCAGCTCAAAGCCATGACCATTGTGCTGGAGATTCCATACCAAGTGCCATTCCTGAGGTCAAAGGGAACATGTTTCTCTCTCAGATCATGAACACTCCAGAAAaaagccctgctgctctgacctgGGCATGCCCACCGGATGGTCACCCAAGCACAGAATGACACACGTGTGCTCCAACACACCTGCATGGAACACTGTCAAGATCTCTATGATCACACACAGTCTGCGAAGAGTCaagaacagacagaaaagtTATGCATTTCTGGAAACACATCTGAGGAGATACAGGGGACACATGTGGCAGAAAATGACTCAGGTATCCTGGAAGAGGATCAGGCCCCAGACCAGACCTGGTTTTCCCAGAGAACCCCCTGACACTGCACAGAAAGACAATGAGACAAATGAGGCCAACACAATTTTTCTCTGAGCACTGAGTAGCAACAGGGTCCAACCCTCCCAGCAGATGCAGACCTGTGTGCAACAGGTAGTGACCATCATGGAGAGATggcaaaagcaagagaaaatgaGGTGTCAGGACCCCTTCCCATGGCAGCCCTTGGGCGTGTGGGCAAGAAGTACGAGACCGATGCGCATTTCCGGACAACTTGGACAAAAAGAAACCCACAGGAATGACACAGGTCAACACATTTGTCCACAGAAGATGCTGCCACACAATGTTCTGAGCATTCTAAATACACTCAGCATTGGTTTTACTCAGGAACTGCACTAATGTCTAATCTCAGCGTTTACAGAAATGACCGTTCATGTAGGAAAGCATGCAGAATTAGGCAGgaaatgaaaaggcagaagtgcaggaaaccaggacacagcccctgccatTAGTCGGGATAGTGCACTTTGTGGCATGAGCTGGTCACAAAATTATGACTCTCACATAGGTACCACTTAGtctgaggcagggcaggagtgcTATAAAAGGCAGCCCAAGTCTCTGCTCCCTCATTCACTTCTCACCTCCTTCTCTCAGGAATCAGGTGAGTGGCAAGcctcttctcctgctgctgcttcacgtccagctctttccctgctgcaggtcTCAGCTGAGAGGGGCTGTCCTAGCACAGGCCtgggagctgcttctgctgggagAGGCAAGGGGAGAGCAGGTGTGGCGCAGACAGAGAGAGGCTGGCACTTGGCTGAGGTGGCTCCTGGCcttggagctgggcagtgcagtgTGGGCCAGGAGGTGCCTTGGCTGCAGGGGATTTGGGTTCAGCACTGCTTCCTGATGTGTCCTCACCTTCTgcttgtccctgccctctgtgccaggtgcACCTGTGACCCCGAGCCATGTCCTGCTGCAAGCCCTGTGAcccttgctgccagccctgcggcccctgcccgctggccagcagctgcaatgagtgctgtgtcaggcagtgccagagctcccaCGTCGTCATTGAGCcgcctgctgtgctggtgaccctgcccggccccgtcctcagctccttcccacagaacactgccgtgggatcctccacctctgctgctgttggcaacatCCTCAGCTGTGGAGGAGTGCCCATCACCTCTGGCAGCTTTGACATCTCCTGCATCACCAACTGCTATGGTGGCAGCAGATGCCGGCCCTGCTAAATCTGCTGGCAACATCCTCGGGCAACAGTCTCCAAGACCTCACAACAAGGCTGTGTCCAGGAGATAGAGCTTTGGGATATTGTATTTAGAGCTTTGGAccattgtttctttcttctacctgcctctccctttctgtccctctctcGCCAGGCCAGTCTAGTGTGGACCTGTGGCCCTCCTGTCCTCTGCAGGGCATTCTAAAGAACACCAAATGGGAGCCCCATCCTAgttgctgctcctggtgctctctGTCAGCCATCTCCTTTACTTCTTTCAACTTAATAAAACTGTGCTGCATTCAAGCTTCGGCCTCTGAGTCATCAGTTGTTCTGTGGCAATTCCTCCAGCAGTCTGCTCAggaaaaagatgcagaaatcaATGGGTGGGGCTCGCTGCAGAGGATTTGACTTTGTGCCCTTCTCCATTGGGGCTGATGAAGAACATCCCTGGCTACTAAGAAACCAAAGGCCTTGACTGGAGCCTTTCGCTCCTAAGGAGAGGGGTTGGGATACAACACCTGGGGAAAGCCCACAGCCTCATCTCTTCCTACCCTGCCTTCATTTCCTGGCCTAGGCTCTGTGGCCAGCACACCTGGCAACAAGCAGATGAGATCCAAAGCTCACACAGCCCCTCAGCACTTGGCagggcccagctgctgcccagacACACAGGGCTGAGGTCAGTCCCAAGGCAGGAGTGGTAACACACTCCATCTGCGCACTGGAGTCTCCACCCCTGTAGACCCAACACCTCCAAAAGGATCAAAACTTCTGTTCCAGGTGTCCATCTTCCCTGTGCGAATGACTTGGGGTTTCACTGCTAATGCGACTATTTAGGAATCTTTTCAGTCCTGCTTGAAAAATTTATGTTTAGCCCTTGGTATCCAGTCCCAGGATTTGCTCCAAATATCATTCCCTGGGTATCCATGTCCTCTTGGGTGCAGAAAATGAATGGTTGAAGACATTGCAAACCTCCAAATACCAGCTCAGGTTCACAGCATTCTGTGATTGCTGTGAGCTTCCACACATGTTCCTCCTGCCTAGATCTCTGGGCAGAGACACCAGCTTTGTCCATCTCACAGGCTGCTGACACACCTTGCTCTGTCCCAAAACCAAGGCTTCACCTGCTCCTGGTGAGACCTGGTGCCCAAGCACAGGTCTCAGTGTCCAGAACCAAACCATCTGCAGTTCCACTTCACTTTCTGTGTGTGACCCTCATGGGGAACACCTCCACATGGATCCTTCTGGGACCCACCATATGAAAAAGAGTATAAGCTACCAGAGAGTGGCCAAAGGAGGCCACgaggatggggaagggtctgggggGGCCCATACGAGAAGATGCTGAGGTCACTAGGCCCATTCAGGCAGGAGAAGATGAGACTGAGGTCAGACCTCACTATGATCTTTGGTATAatcctgagcagcaggacaggggcaaGAACTAAACTCTTCAGTCTCATGATCAGTGACGAGACATGAGGAAATGGCTGGAGCTGAGTTGAGGGAGGTTTCGGTTGGATATCAGCcaaaggtttttcacccagcGGGTATTtggtggctgagcactggaacaggctccccagggaagtgggcTCAGCACTaaacctgacagagctcaagaagtgtttggacaacactctcaggtaCTTGGGGGGAGACTTGGGAAGCCCAgtacagggccaggagttggacttgatgctCCTGAAGAGTCACTTCCAACTCAGCATCTCCTCtgattctaggattctgtgatGGTGCTGAGAAAGTCTCAGTCCTCTTGGTatgttgcagccatgaggcctaacaggcctctctggcggtcagtcgcctgaaggcaaagaaatgcctgGTCATGGTGACTAGGACAAATAACGCCTCTCCCGCACTCAGACCCTcccttatctccctgtaagacaatcTGTCACTTTTTACCCCGACTCAGaccattggaccatttctcaaaacctcaGTACCGTACATAAACCCCACTTTTGCCCAGCTCAGcaaagagctgtccctgaaaccctccACTTATCatgccaataaagattcatctgtggatCCTCATAcagtgcttttcctttctctccctgtgTTAGCCATGGCGCatagcaagcttatgagctgaaagtcactgctaagagctgaccactgcaaagagctgaatatcactgaTAACAAAGCTTGCTAAGtactgcctgtgcctgggagctttgcctgTGTCTACTCGGGCAGGAGGTACTTAAGTGTACTCCCTATCCAGGAACACCTGAGGCAGCCCAGATCACACTGAAGCTaccaagagaaaacaaaactggtaGAGCCCATTTCATGACTAAAATACTGTGATGAGGTCCTGCACAAGCCTGCAGTTCTCCAGGGAGAAAAGACTGCATGCCTTCAATCTTTCCCTTAGGATTTAGGTTTTGGGGCATTTTTTCTCTGGGGAACTCAGTTCCTATTTGGTGCCAGGGAGATAATGAATGGACAGTGATCAAGAGACTAAAGACATGACCAAGTGCCTTGGCAGACCATCAGAACTGTTCTGGGGGTCCGAGGGGGGAAAGGGTTGGGGGGGATGGGAGAAGAAATGTAGCAGTGTGCAGGAGGCAGAAGCTGATTGCAGTGCGAGTTCTCTGCCAGCTCAAAGCCATGACCATTGTGCTGGAGATTCCATACCAAGTGCCATTCCTGAGGTCAAAGGGAACATGTTTCTCTCTCAGATCATGAACACTCCAGGGAAAAGGCCTCCTGCTTTGATCCAGGCATGCCCACAGGAGGGTCACCCAAGCACAGAATGACACACGTGTGCTCCAACACACCTGCGTGGAATACTGTCAAGATCTCTATGCTCACACAGAGTCAGCAAAGAGACAAGAACAGATAGAAAAGATGTGCAGTTCTGGGAACTCAGATGAGGAGATACAGGGGACCCGTGTGGCAGAAAATGACTCAGGTATCCTGGAGAATGATCAGGCCCCAGACCATTCCTGGTTTTCCCAGAGGACccccagagact from Prinia subflava isolate CZ2003 ecotype Zambia unplaced genomic scaffold, Cam_Psub_1.2 scaffold_98_NEW, whole genome shotgun sequence includes these protein-coding regions:
- the LOC134546495 gene encoding feather keratin Cos2-2-like produces the protein MSCCKPCDPCCQPCGPCPLASSCNECCVRQCQSSHVVIEPPAVLVTLPGPVLSSFPQNTAVGSSTSAAVGNILSCGGVPITSGSFDISCITNCYGGSRCRPC
- the LOC134546506 gene encoding feather keratin Cos2-2-like; protein product: MSCCKPCDPCCQPCGPCPLASSCNECCVRQCQSSHVVIEPPAVLVTLPGPILSSSPQNTAVGSSTSAAVGNILSCGGVPITSGSFDISCITNCYGGSRCRPC